One Sediminibacillus dalangtanensis genomic region harbors:
- a CDS encoding SIR2 family protein produces MLKELRNNNLAIFAGAGLSRGSGFVDWKELLRDIADELELDIDKELDLVSVAQYHVNANGRQTINEAIIQEFQRTAEKNDNMDILSRLPINTYWTTNYDSIIEDTLQSGNKVTDIKISQSQMKNYKPDRDVVVYKMHGDKDFPDDAVITRDDYERYDNDRRLFTTQLKGELISKTFLFIGFSFEDPNLEQILSKIRVELLGKSPKNHYCFFRKVNEQDERYRNQDGSINQEEFSYDKVKQELKIKDLKRYGINAVLIDNYTDITTILNNIEKKHKINQVFISGSAKEYGNYSEEEAKNLLHNLSKSLVSKNHHIISGFGLGVGSYVINGALEEIFNSKNKKTNDFLTLRPFPQNESGGKTLKELWTEYRKDMINDAGVTIFLFGNKDKDGKTIEADGMMEEFQIAKNKNKYIIPIGSTGYVTKRIFNEVKKDMDRYWYLEDSLETLENERDEKKVIEETHRIIEKIRRSL; encoded by the coding sequence GTGTTAAAGGAACTAAGAAATAATAACTTAGCTATATTTGCAGGGGCAGGATTATCAAGAGGCTCAGGGTTTGTTGATTGGAAGGAATTGTTAAGGGATATTGCTGATGAATTAGAATTGGACATTGATAAAGAGTTGGATTTAGTATCTGTTGCTCAATACCATGTTAATGCTAATGGTAGACAGACTATTAATGAAGCAATTATTCAAGAATTTCAACGAACTGCTGAAAAGAATGATAATATGGATATCTTGTCTAGATTGCCTATTAATACTTATTGGACAACCAACTATGATTCTATTATTGAGGATACGTTACAAAGCGGTAATAAAGTTACGGATATAAAAATAAGTCAAAGTCAGATGAAAAACTATAAGCCAGATAGAGATGTTGTAGTTTACAAAATGCATGGAGATAAAGACTTTCCAGATGATGCTGTCATAACCAGAGATGATTACGAAAGATATGATAATGATAGAAGGCTTTTCACTACTCAATTAAAAGGAGAACTGATTTCTAAGACATTTTTGTTTATTGGTTTTAGTTTTGAGGATCCTAACTTAGAGCAAATCTTAAGTAAAATAAGGGTAGAACTGTTAGGTAAAAGTCCAAAAAACCACTATTGCTTTTTTAGGAAAGTTAATGAACAAGATGAAAGATATAGAAATCAAGACGGTTCAATTAATCAAGAAGAATTTAGTTACGATAAAGTAAAACAAGAGCTAAAAATCAAAGATTTAAAGAGATATGGTATTAATGCAGTACTTATTGATAATTACACAGATATCACAACTATTCTTAATAATATAGAAAAAAAACATAAAATAAATCAGGTGTTTATTTCTGGTAGTGCAAAAGAATATGGGAACTATTCTGAGGAAGAAGCTAAAAATCTCTTACATAATCTTTCTAAATCTTTAGTATCAAAAAATCACCATATAATTTCAGGCTTTGGACTAGGGGTTGGAAGCTATGTAATAAATGGAGCTCTTGAAGAAATATTTAATAGTAAGAATAAAAAAACAAATGACTTTTTAACTCTTCGGCCCTTTCCACAGAATGAATCTGGTGGAAAAACTCTAAAAGAACTGTGGACCGAGTATAGAAAAGACATGATTAATGATGCTGGTGTTACTATATTTTTGTTTGGAAATAAAGACAAGGATGGCAAAACTATTGAAGCGGACGGTATGATGGAAGAGTTTCAAATAGCAAAAAACAAAAATAAATATATTATCCCTATTGGTTCCACAGGATATGTTACAAAAAGAATCTTTAATGAGGTTAAAAAAGATATGGATAGATATTGGTATTTAGAAGACTCATTAGAGACTCTAGAAAACGAAAGAGATGAGAAGAAAGTAATAGAAGAAACACATAGAATTATAGAAAAAATAAGGAGGAGTTTGTAA
- the rlmH gene encoding 23S rRNA (pseudouridine(1915)-N(3))-methyltransferase RlmH, giving the protein MKITIISVGKLKEKYLKQGIAEYVKRLGAYAKVEEIEVPDEKAPENLSAADMEMVKQKEGDRILAKIGADDYVISLEIKGEMITSEQLASKIDKLTTYGNSKIVFVIGGSLGLSNDVQQRSNYALSFSKLTFPHQLMRLVLLEQVYRAFRINRGEPYHK; this is encoded by the coding sequence ATGAAAATAACAATAATTTCTGTAGGAAAACTAAAAGAAAAATACTTAAAGCAGGGCATCGCGGAATACGTAAAACGCCTAGGTGCTTACGCGAAAGTCGAGGAAATCGAAGTACCAGACGAAAAAGCACCAGAAAATCTAAGTGCTGCCGACATGGAGATGGTCAAGCAAAAAGAGGGCGACCGTATCCTCGCAAAGATTGGCGCCGATGACTATGTTATCTCTTTGGAAATAAAGGGAGAAATGATTACATCTGAACAATTAGCATCAAAGATCGATAAGCTGACCACCTATGGAAACAGCAAAATCGTGTTTGTGATTGGCGGATCATTAGGATTAAGTAATGATGTGCAGCAACGGAGTAATTATGCGCTTAGTTTTTCGAAGCTGACGTTTCCTCATCAGTTGATGAGACTGGTGTTGCTGGAGCAGGTTTATCGGGCGTTTCGGATTAATCGGGGGGAACCGTATCACAAGTGA
- a CDS encoding ribonucleotide-diphosphate reductase subunit beta yields MAKLTRAKVLEPTNPNKATALFNGEASGILHWDNVEYPHFYDMRKTIRGLFWTANEVNMVTDTKQFNKLSERERTAFLKIIGLLATLDGPQTDIASKISAYSTDPSVKSLLATIADQESEHNHSYTYVLASVTNYDNQIASFNEGRTDPVLLERNERIVEIYNEFATNPTIETVLKAMVYSSLLEGLFFYSGFAFFYNLARNQKMVGTSTMISYINRDELYHGRFISELFRATLAENPEYNNEQFIEWVYDQFRHSVEQEIKWSRYVLDGIDGIQLDAMEGYIRYRANKMLRMLGLSEIYEGYQENPMKWIRAYADNFNGTKSDFFEQKSRQYTKTSDLNRFDDL; encoded by the coding sequence ATGGCTAAGTTAACAAGAGCAAAGGTACTGGAACCGACAAATCCAAATAAAGCTACCGCACTGTTTAATGGTGAAGCAAGCGGGATTCTCCACTGGGACAATGTGGAGTATCCGCATTTTTACGACATGCGGAAAACGATTCGAGGGCTGTTCTGGACAGCCAATGAGGTAAATATGGTGACGGATACGAAGCAATTCAACAAACTCTCCGAGCGGGAGCGAACCGCCTTCCTTAAAATCATCGGACTGCTTGCGACATTGGACGGTCCGCAAACGGATATCGCATCCAAGATTTCTGCCTATTCTACAGATCCAAGCGTCAAATCATTGCTTGCAACGATCGCCGACCAGGAAAGCGAACATAACCACAGCTATACATACGTTTTGGCTTCGGTGACAAATTACGATAACCAAATTGCATCCTTTAATGAAGGACGCACAGATCCCGTCCTGCTTGAGCGCAATGAACGGATTGTCGAGATTTACAACGAATTTGCGACCAATCCGACTATTGAAACGGTATTAAAAGCAATGGTATATTCTTCTTTATTGGAAGGATTATTCTTCTATAGCGGGTTTGCTTTTTTCTACAACCTGGCACGCAATCAGAAAATGGTAGGTACCTCCACGATGATTTCTTACATCAATCGGGACGAGCTGTACCACGGCCGCTTTATCAGTGAACTGTTCCGTGCCACACTGGCAGAAAATCCGGAGTACAATAATGAGCAGTTTATCGAATGGGTTTACGACCAATTCCGCCATTCGGTCGAACAGGAAATAAAATGGAGCCGCTACGTGCTCGATGGCATTGACGGAATCCAGCTCGATGCAATGGAAGGCTATATCAGGTATCGAGCCAACAAAATGCTTCGCATGCTCGGTCTAAGCGAGATTTACGAAGGCTATCAAGAGAACCCGATGAAATGGATTCGTGCCTATGCCGATAACTTCAACGGCACAAAATCCGATTTCTTCGAACAGAAGTCCCGACAATACACCAAGACAAGCGACTTAAACCGGTTTGACGATCTGTAA
- a CDS encoding flavodoxin has product MTGLNIKTKHSNDRALSSLSVIIVYVSISGNTREVAQMLAEELERHVERVKLYNILGNEPFPDVQAYDAMLIGSYTWDNGQTPFDVKDFVADLGYKPENVFVFGTGDTQFGGDDTFCLAAEKLATFYHSPLPPLKVEQSPRGEQEQEVVNWMKGVLTWLS; this is encoded by the coding sequence ATGACAGGCTTGAACATAAAAACAAAACATTCGAACGACAGGGCGCTTTCTTCGTTATCCGTCATCATAGTGTATGTATCGATCAGCGGTAACACACGTGAGGTGGCGCAAATGCTTGCCGAGGAACTGGAGCGGCATGTCGAGAGGGTAAAGCTCTATAACATTTTGGGAAATGAACCATTCCCGGATGTGCAGGCTTACGATGCCATGTTGATTGGCAGCTACACCTGGGATAACGGCCAGACACCGTTTGATGTAAAGGACTTTGTGGCCGATTTAGGCTACAAGCCGGAGAATGTGTTTGTGTTTGGCACTGGCGATACACAGTTTGGCGGGGATGATACGTTTTGCCTGGCAGCAGAAAAGCTGGCTACATTCTATCATTCACCGCTTCCGCCGCTGAAGGTGGAGCAATCTCCGAGAGGTGAACAGGAACAAGAAGTCGTGAATTGGATGAAAGGGGTATTGACATGGCTAAGTTAA
- a CDS encoding Lin0512 family protein, translated as MDKILFVQTGTGIDVHGQNITKAAVRAVEDAILSNSMPGIEQSLPDQSLENMKVNVRLAVPLDRQQLDKEEVKKVIPFGSATVELTDGGMATSSGIILEEENDDNDLMYIVNAAVEVGY; from the coding sequence ATGGATAAAATTCTTTTCGTACAGACCGGAACAGGTATAGACGTGCATGGCCAGAACATCACCAAGGCAGCCGTCCGGGCGGTGGAAGATGCGATACTTTCGAATTCGATGCCCGGCATTGAACAGAGCCTGCCGGATCAATCGTTGGAAAACATGAAAGTCAATGTGCGTCTCGCCGTACCGCTAGACAGGCAGCAGCTCGATAAGGAAGAAGTGAAAAAGGTGATCCCGTTTGGTTCCGCGACGGTCGAATTGACAGATGGCGGAATGGCTACCTCAAGCGGCATCATCCTGGAAGAAGAGAACGATGACAACGATTTGATGTATATCGTCAATGCCGCTGTCGAAGTCGGCTATTGA
- the mgrA gene encoding L-glyceraldehyde 3-phosphate reductase, which translates to MAYTPDENRYESIAYNRCGNSGLKLPAISLGLWNNFGGEDVFENQRKMIRKAFDLGITHFDLANNYGPPPGSAEENFRRILEKDFAGYRDEMVISTKAGFTMWPGPYGDWGSKKYLVASLDQSLQRMGLDYVDIFYHHRPDPETPLEETMAALDLIVRQGKALYVGISNYNAEDTEKAIDILERQGTPFIIHQASYSMLNRWVEDGLTDLLAKRGAGCIAFVPLAQGLLTDKYLNGIPADSRAAKQYIRSLNEKDVSPDVIEKVQQLNEVARDRGQSLAQMALVWVLQEKAVVSALIGASKVSQIEENVKALEKPDFTTAEMDRIEEILR; encoded by the coding sequence ATGGCATATACACCAGATGAAAATCGTTATGAATCGATTGCTTATAACCGCTGCGGCAACTCTGGACTGAAGCTTCCGGCCATCTCGCTTGGCCTTTGGAACAACTTCGGTGGAGAGGATGTTTTTGAAAACCAGCGAAAGATGATCCGCAAGGCGTTCGATCTTGGCATTACGCACTTTGACTTGGCTAACAATTACGGTCCGCCTCCAGGCTCTGCAGAAGAGAACTTCCGGCGCATTTTGGAAAAAGACTTTGCCGGTTACCGGGACGAAATGGTCATTTCCACGAAAGCAGGGTTCACCATGTGGCCAGGACCGTACGGGGATTGGGGTTCGAAAAAGTATTTGGTCGCAAGCCTCGACCAAAGCTTGCAGCGTATGGGACTCGATTATGTCGATATTTTTTACCATCACCGTCCAGATCCGGAAACACCGTTGGAAGAAACGATGGCTGCCCTCGACTTGATTGTCCGGCAGGGAAAGGCGTTGTATGTCGGAATCTCCAACTACAATGCCGAAGATACCGAAAAGGCGATTGACATTTTAGAACGACAGGGAACACCGTTTATCATTCACCAGGCGTCCTACTCGATGCTGAACCGCTGGGTCGAAGACGGATTGACCGATCTGCTGGCTAAACGCGGTGCGGGATGCATTGCCTTTGTGCCGCTTGCCCAAGGCTTGCTGACGGATAAATATTTGAACGGCATTCCAGCCGACTCACGTGCCGCCAAACAGTACATCCGCTCACTCAACGAAAAGGATGTTTCTCCAGACGTCATCGAAAAAGTCCAGCAGCTCAACGAGGTTGCTCGTGATAGGGGTCAGTCCCTTGCCCAGATGGCGCTTGTTTGGGTGTTACAGGAAAAGGCTGTCGTTTCTGCTTTGATCGGTGCCAGCAAGGTATCGCAAATCGAAGAGAATGTGAAAGCCTTGGAGAAGCCTGATTTCACCACGGCGGAAATGGATCGGATCGAGGAGATTCTGCGATAG